A single genomic interval of Nonomuraea rubra harbors:
- a CDS encoding DUF6421 family protein, protein MRSFPKVLFDEAHSESWTIRRELAESVNPAHPDDTSYARAAGLLRHLGHTVGVHTTGPLGPEALADQDVLVIAHPSSGTWERTTGEGSPVLTAAELDAVESFVAAGGGLVVLAEEEQDKYGNNLRELLARFGVDVRHTTVRDPRHAYRDVATWVLGERSSGSGLLAGVRTACFYRAGTLVAEGAEVLFATSAAADPAGEPLAVALRHGRGRVVVFADSDLFGDDSIEDHDHRVLWQNVITWAARLPGGEPAGAARHETTGELAGEARGEVIGRAAGEGKATLFARLKETVEELRPLQVKDGSVPAEAKERAKVLVERIAQQVGEISGHFPHDAAYLQAVQDDLGKWAAQDLGVPDFLDSLDLFHPDTQREDGLEHVVVFPMYTQNGNPSRNLEAVWIRTIWPGWLAELEAGGYDNPMFVPIAFEDFTSGYDTHSAVLFPETVAVRQAPARFTWGGIFADREAARFRRVSRAAVETLRLDLPPDAERLLASQRLAQDTFVLWDLVHDRTHSHGDLPFDPFMIKQRMPYWLYALEELRCDLTAFGEAVELERRGVPYARYVQTAILFDRLFRFPVTGERVRNYDGLGGQLLFAYLHRNDVVRWTDNRLTIDWERVADGVADLRGEVEKLYRDSIDRSKLAHWLAAYELVSAYVAPHPGSTWAKGVEALPEEQKAKVDAVLPDEFPLSMFYEALRRKLTDVVESTKGLRA, encoded by the coding sequence ATGCGATCGTTCCCCAAGGTGCTGTTCGACGAGGCTCACAGCGAGTCGTGGACCATCCGGCGCGAGCTGGCCGAGTCCGTCAACCCCGCCCATCCCGACGACACCAGCTACGCCCGCGCGGCCGGGCTGCTGCGGCACCTGGGGCACACGGTCGGCGTGCACACGACGGGGCCGCTCGGTCCCGAGGCGCTGGCGGACCAGGACGTCCTGGTGATCGCTCACCCGTCGAGCGGCACGTGGGAGCGCACGACCGGTGAGGGCAGCCCCGTCCTGACCGCCGCCGAGCTCGACGCCGTCGAGTCCTTCGTGGCGGCGGGCGGCGGGCTGGTCGTGCTGGCCGAGGAGGAGCAGGACAAGTACGGCAACAACCTGCGCGAGCTGCTCGCCCGGTTCGGCGTGGACGTCCGGCACACCACCGTGCGCGACCCCCGGCACGCCTACCGGGACGTGGCCACCTGGGTGCTGGGGGAACGTTCCAGCGGCTCCGGCCTGCTGGCCGGGGTGCGGACGGCCTGCTTCTACCGCGCGGGCACGCTGGTGGCGGAGGGGGCGGAAGTGCTCTTCGCCACCTCGGCGGCGGCCGACCCGGCCGGGGAGCCGCTGGCCGTGGCGCTGCGGCACGGGCGCGGGCGGGTCGTGGTGTTCGCCGACTCCGACCTGTTCGGCGACGACTCCATCGAGGACCACGACCACCGCGTGCTCTGGCAGAACGTGATCACCTGGGCCGCCAGGCTCCCCGGTGGCGAACCCGCGGGCGCGGCTCGCCACGAGACCACCGGCGAGCTCGCCGGTGAGGCTCGCGGTGAGGTGATCGGCAGGGCCGCCGGCGAGGGCAAGGCCACGCTGTTCGCCCGGCTGAAGGAGACCGTGGAGGAGCTGCGGCCGCTGCAGGTCAAGGACGGCTCCGTGCCGGCGGAGGCCAAGGAGCGGGCCAAGGTCCTGGTGGAGCGGATCGCGCAGCAGGTAGGCGAAATTTCAGGACATTTCCCGCACGACGCCGCCTACCTCCAGGCCGTCCAGGACGACCTGGGCAAGTGGGCCGCGCAGGACCTCGGCGTGCCCGACTTCCTCGACTCGCTCGACCTCTTCCACCCCGACACCCAGCGCGAGGACGGCCTGGAGCACGTCGTGGTGTTCCCCATGTACACGCAGAACGGCAACCCGTCCCGCAACCTCGAAGCCGTCTGGATCCGTACGATCTGGCCCGGCTGGCTGGCCGAGCTGGAGGCGGGCGGCTACGACAACCCGATGTTCGTGCCGATCGCGTTCGAGGACTTCACCTCCGGCTACGACACGCACTCGGCCGTGCTGTTCCCCGAGACGGTGGCGGTGCGGCAGGCGCCCGCGAGGTTCACCTGGGGCGGGATCTTCGCCGACCGCGAGGCCGCCAGGTTCAGGCGGGTGTCCAGGGCCGCCGTCGAGACGCTGCGGCTGGACCTGCCGCCGGACGCCGAGCGGCTGCTGGCCTCGCAGCGGCTGGCGCAGGACACGTTCGTGCTCTGGGACCTGGTGCACGACCGCACGCACAGCCACGGCGACCTGCCGTTCGACCCGTTCATGATCAAGCAGCGGATGCCGTACTGGCTGTACGCGCTGGAGGAGCTGCGCTGCGACCTGACCGCGTTCGGCGAGGCCGTGGAGCTGGAGCGGCGGGGAGTGCCGTACGCCCGGTACGTCCAGACGGCGATCCTGTTCGACCGGCTGTTCCGGTTCCCCGTCACCGGGGAGCGGGTGCGGAACTACGACGGGCTGGGCGGGCAGCTCCTGTTCGCCTACCTGCACCGCAACGACGTCGTCCGGTGGACCGACAACCGGCTCACGATCGACTGGGAGCGGGTCGCCGACGGGGTGGCCGACCTGCGCGGGGAGGTCGAGAAGCTGTATCGCGACAGCATCGACCGGTCCAAGCTGGCGCACTGGCTGGCGGCGTACGAGCTGGTCAGCGCGTACGTCGCGCCGCACCCGGGCTCGACCTGGGCCAAGGGCGTCGAGGCGCTGCCGGAGGAGCAGAAGGCCAAGGTGGACGCGGTGCTGCCGGACGAGTTCCCGCTCAGCATGTTCTACGAGGCGCTGCGCCGTAAGCTGACGGACGTGGTCGAATCGACTAAGGGACTCCGAGCATGA
- a CDS encoding DUF305 domain-containing protein produces MRRPVLIICGVLVLAVAAFLLFGRGGTPGDSSPEAGFARDMATHHAQAVDMAFIIRDKGPAKEIRSLAFDIINTQANQRGMFQGWLQQWELSQATDQRPMAWMSGHGHGATPSASATPGVMPGMASAAELAELRQAQGTQAEVLFLQLMIRHHEGGVQMAEGLLSLSTRSEVVSMAQKIVDGQSGEIKLMTELLEQRGARPYPSILKSQ; encoded by the coding sequence GTGAGAAGACCCGTCCTGATCATCTGCGGCGTGCTGGTGCTCGCCGTGGCCGCGTTCCTGCTGTTCGGCAGGGGTGGCACGCCCGGCGACAGCTCGCCGGAGGCCGGGTTCGCCCGCGACATGGCCACGCACCACGCCCAGGCGGTCGACATGGCGTTCATCATCAGGGACAAGGGCCCCGCCAAGGAGATCAGGAGCCTGGCCTTCGACATCATCAACACCCAGGCCAACCAGCGCGGCATGTTCCAGGGCTGGCTGCAGCAGTGGGAGCTGAGCCAGGCGACCGACCAGCGGCCGATGGCCTGGATGAGCGGCCACGGGCACGGCGCCACGCCGTCCGCCTCCGCCACGCCGGGGGTGATGCCGGGCATGGCCTCGGCCGCCGAGCTGGCCGAGCTCAGGCAGGCGCAGGGCACGCAGGCCGAGGTGCTGTTCCTGCAGCTCATGATCCGCCACCATGAAGGCGGCGTGCAGATGGCCGAGGGGCTCCTCTCGCTGTCCACGCGCAGCGAGGTGGTCAGCATGGCACAGAAGATCGTCGACGGGCAGAGCGGGGAGATCAAGCTCATGACGGAGCTGCTGGAGCAGCGGGGCGCGCGGCCCTACCCGTCGATACTCAAGAGCCAGTAG
- a CDS encoding phytoene desaturase family protein, with protein sequence MGADAVVVGSGPNGLMAAVMLARAGREVLLLEAADRFGGGLRSGELTLPGRVHDLGATVMAMALASPAFRALDLKGVEFAHPPVAAAHPLDGRPAVLVHRDVRRTADGLGPDRAAWTATVGAAVRAGLPLVDLLLKPLGPWPASPEVFARAARFGLAAALPATTFARGAFRTVEARALIAGMSAHSMLDLRSPISAGYGLLLAVLAHLVGWPVVRGGSQVLADALVAELRSLGGEAVSGHRVRRLEELDAPVVVLDVTPRQLLAMADLPDGYRRRLERFRYGPGVFKLDWALDGPVPWRDPAVASAGTVHLGGTLEEIALSEAETVAGRVSPRPYVLLVQPYAADPTRGGHTLYAYCHVPHGSRADMTDAIETQIERYAPGFRDRVLARHAMGPAALEADNPNLVGGDLGGGLASLTQFLRRPVWSPAPWRTPLPGVFLCSASTPPGPSVHGMGGWQAARLALRHH encoded by the coding sequence GTGGGCGCCGACGCGGTCGTCGTGGGGTCGGGCCCCAACGGGCTGATGGCCGCGGTCATGCTGGCCCGCGCCGGGCGCGAGGTGCTGCTGCTGGAGGCGGCCGACCGGTTCGGCGGCGGGCTGCGGTCCGGCGAGCTGACGCTGCCGGGGCGCGTGCACGACCTGGGCGCGACCGTGATGGCGATGGCGCTGGCCTCCCCCGCGTTCCGCGCTCTGGACCTCAAGGGCGTCGAGTTCGCCCATCCGCCGGTGGCCGCCGCCCATCCGCTCGACGGGCGGCCCGCCGTGCTGGTGCACCGCGACGTGCGGCGTACCGCCGACGGGCTGGGGCCCGACCGGGCCGCCTGGACGGCCACCGTGGGGGCGGCGGTGCGGGCGGGGCTCCCGCTGGTGGACCTGCTGCTCAAGCCGCTGGGGCCGTGGCCGGCCAGTCCGGAGGTGTTCGCCAGGGCCGCCAGGTTCGGGCTGGCGGCGGCGCTGCCCGCCACGACGTTCGCCCGCGGGGCGTTCCGCACCGTGGAGGCGCGGGCGCTGATCGCGGGCATGTCCGCGCACTCCATGCTGGACCTGCGCTCCCCCATCTCGGCCGGTTACGGGTTGCTGCTGGCGGTCCTGGCCCACCTGGTGGGCTGGCCGGTGGTGCGGGGCGGGTCGCAGGTGCTGGCCGACGCGCTCGTGGCCGAGCTCAGGTCGCTGGGCGGGGAGGCGGTGAGCGGGCACCGCGTACGGCGGCTGGAGGAGCTGGACGCGCCCGTCGTCGTGCTCGACGTGACGCCCAGGCAGCTGCTCGCGATGGCCGACCTGCCGGACGGGTACCGGCGGCGGCTGGAGCGCTTCCGGTACGGGCCCGGCGTGTTCAAGCTGGACTGGGCGCTGGACGGGCCGGTGCCGTGGCGGGATCCGGCGGTGGCGTCGGCGGGCACGGTGCACCTGGGCGGGACCCTGGAGGAGATCGCGCTCAGCGAGGCCGAGACGGTGGCCGGGCGGGTGTCCCCCCGGCCGTACGTGCTGCTGGTCCAGCCGTACGCGGCCGATCCGACGCGGGGCGGGCACACCCTGTACGCCTACTGCCACGTCCCGCACGGCTCCCGGGCGGACATGACGGACGCCATCGAGACGCAGATCGAGCGGTACGCCCCGGGCTTCCGTGACCGGGTGCTGGCCAGGCACGCGATGGGGCCGGCGGCGCTGGAGGCGGACAATCCCAATCTGGTGGGCGGGGACCTCGGGGGCGGGCTGGCCAGCCTGACGCAGTTCCTCCGCCGGCCCGTCTGGTCGCCCGCCCCGTGGCGCACGCCGCTGCCGGGGGTGTTCCTCTGCTCGGCCTCGACGCCGCCGGGGCCGAGCGTGCACGGGATGGGCGGCTGGCAGGCCGCCCGCCTGGCCCTGCGCCACCACTGA
- a CDS encoding SDR family NAD(P)-dependent oxidoreductase: MIILVTGAGGPTGDAVSGYFRKRGHTVIGVDKQDVDLLDRAAVQELADRVEREHGRVDGVVHLVGGWRGGRSFAETSLDDWDALHDLLIRTLQHVSLAFEPLLRRSDNGRFVIVSARAAQRPSAGGAVYAAAKAAAEAWTLSLADALKDTSSAATILVVKALVNDAMRAENPDGKFPGFTDVNDLAAAIGGLYDRPAAELNGTRLDLTS; the protein is encoded by the coding sequence ATGATCATTCTGGTTACCGGGGCCGGAGGGCCTACAGGTGACGCCGTATCCGGATATTTCCGGAAACGGGGGCACACCGTGATCGGTGTGGACAAGCAGGACGTGGACCTGCTCGACCGCGCCGCCGTCCAGGAGCTGGCCGATCGCGTCGAGCGCGAGCACGGCCGCGTGGACGGCGTGGTGCACCTGGTCGGCGGCTGGCGCGGCGGCAGGTCGTTCGCCGAGACCAGCCTCGACGACTGGGACGCCCTGCACGACCTGCTGATCCGCACCCTCCAGCACGTCTCGCTGGCGTTCGAGCCGCTGCTGCGCCGCAGCGACAACGGCCGCTTCGTGATCGTCTCCGCCCGCGCGGCGCAGCGGCCGAGCGCCGGCGGAGCCGTCTACGCGGCGGCCAAGGCGGCGGCGGAGGCCTGGACGCTCTCCCTCGCCGACGCGCTGAAGGACACCTCCAGCGCGGCGACCATCCTCGTCGTCAAGGCCCTGGTGAACGACGCCATGCGCGCCGAGAATCCCGACGGCAAGTTCCCCGGCTTCACCGACGTCAACGACCTGGCGGCGGCCATCGGCGGCCTCTACGACCGCCCCGCCGCCGAGCTCAACGGCACACGATTGGACCTCACTTCTTGA
- a CDS encoding DUF3105 domain-containing protein produces MTKEKAQARRENLQRLRAEQKRKQRRAALLMWGTGGLIIVVLVGLVGFYLIDQSRKTSLDAVTSVKYEAGQHVWNTVSYKETPPVGGEHNNYWQQCAIYDKPIHSEHAVHSLEHGAVWITYRPDLPKAQVDQLKEVAGSTGQQDYMLMSPFPNLPSPIVVSSWGHQLKLTDPADPKLGAFIKRYQNGPDTPEPGATCGGTDAITTTADQAPLPPEPTNQQQAPMETLSPSASPSQQQ; encoded by the coding sequence ATGACGAAGGAGAAGGCGCAGGCGAGGCGCGAGAACCTGCAGAGGCTGCGCGCCGAGCAGAAGCGCAAACAACGCCGCGCCGCACTGCTGATGTGGGGCACGGGCGGGCTCATCATCGTGGTGCTCGTCGGCCTGGTCGGCTTCTACCTGATCGACCAGAGCAGGAAGACCTCGCTCGACGCGGTCACCAGCGTCAAGTACGAGGCCGGGCAGCACGTCTGGAACACGGTCTCGTACAAGGAGACGCCGCCGGTGGGTGGTGAGCACAACAACTACTGGCAGCAGTGCGCGATCTATGACAAGCCCATTCACAGCGAGCACGCGGTGCACTCGCTGGAGCACGGCGCGGTCTGGATCACCTACCGCCCCGACCTGCCCAAGGCGCAGGTGGACCAGCTGAAGGAGGTCGCGGGCTCCACCGGGCAGCAGGACTACATGCTCATGAGCCCGTTCCCCAACCTGCCGTCCCCGATCGTGGTCTCCTCCTGGGGGCACCAGCTCAAGCTGACCGATCCGGCCGACCCGAAGCTCGGCGCGTTCATCAAGCGCTACCAGAACGGGCCTGACACCCCCGAGCCGGGCGCCACCTGCGGCGGCACGGACGCGATCACCACCACGGCCGACCAGGCGCCGCTGCCGCCCGAGCCCACGAACCAGCAGCAGGCGCCGATGGAGACGCTCTCCCCGTCGGCCAGCCCCTCCCAGCAGCAGTAG
- a CDS encoding excalibur calcium-binding domain-containing protein, protein MDKPEEPPPADPGEPTASRLTTIVLIVSLVLVVLIAGVLGTVAVLMTKSPDTPLLGGAPPRYLSVPIHFAPVRETKPAPCPGDPAVLDQAQTTCYLLEDGVTVGAVQRIEPLREDDGLYSVRIAVAPAFKDRLVQLIDELAPSQEEVAIVLAPSQADQPKTVLAAPIVTQPMDGDSVSIAGFTKQDAEALVTRLLGSTPAPGTGTTPAPTGQSTPPTGQPATPPTGGPATGPTGGQQTGPATTAGPTAGTGTTGSTGTSRPGGTTPATGGRGGLDKRYGSCKEAVAAGDGPYYRGTHEEYAWYTDVDNNGVACNSGDIR, encoded by the coding sequence ATGGACAAGCCGGAAGAGCCGCCACCCGCGGACCCGGGGGAGCCGACCGCCAGCAGACTCACCACCATCGTGCTGATCGTCTCGCTGGTGCTCGTCGTGCTCATCGCAGGCGTGCTCGGCACGGTCGCGGTCCTGATGACCAAGAGCCCCGACACGCCGCTGTTAGGGGGCGCGCCCCCGCGGTACCTGTCCGTGCCCATCCACTTCGCGCCGGTCAGGGAGACCAAGCCCGCGCCGTGCCCCGGCGACCCCGCCGTGCTCGACCAGGCGCAGACCACCTGCTACCTGCTGGAGGACGGCGTCACGGTCGGCGCCGTGCAGCGGATCGAGCCGCTGCGCGAGGACGACGGCCTGTACTCCGTGCGCATCGCGGTCGCCCCGGCGTTCAAGGACAGGCTGGTGCAGCTCATCGACGAGCTGGCGCCCTCCCAGGAGGAGGTCGCCATCGTGCTGGCGCCCTCGCAGGCCGACCAGCCCAAGACCGTGCTGGCCGCGCCCATCGTGACCCAGCCGATGGACGGCGACAGCGTGAGCATCGCCGGCTTCACCAAGCAGGACGCCGAGGCGCTGGTGACCCGCCTGCTGGGCAGCACGCCGGCCCCCGGCACGGGCACCACCCCGGCCCCCACCGGCCAGTCCACGCCCCCCACGGGCCAGCCGGCCACCCCTCCCACCGGCGGCCCCGCCACGGGGCCCACCGGCGGGCAGCAGACCGGCCCCGCCACGACGGCCGGGCCGACCGCCGGCACGGGTACGACGGGTTCCACCGGCACGTCCAGGCCCGGCGGCACGACGCCCGCGACGGGCGGCCGGGGCGGCCTCGACAAGCGCTACGGGAGCTGCAAGGAGGCCGTGGCGGCCGGCGACGGGCCCTACTACAGGGGCACGCACGAGGAGTACGCCTGGTACACCGACGTCGACAACAACGGCGTGGCCTGCAACAGCGG
- a CDS encoding threonine aldolase family protein, translating to MNPRHDPRLKAFASDNYAGVHPEILQAIVTANGGHQTSYGDDVYTEAMQEVFQRHFGERAQAWPVFNGTAANVVSLRSMTAQWEAVICAESAHINTDEGGAPEVAAGIKLLTVPTPDGKLTPELIDRQAWGFGDVHRAQPKVVSISNTTELGTVYTADEIAAICAHAHDLGLRVHLDGSRLTNAAAALGVPMRALTTDAGVDVLSFGGTKIGLMYGEAVVVLDPDAATGVDYLRKTFMQLSSKMRFVSAQFEALLSGDLWLRNARRANEMARRLAQAVEGVPGVRVARAVEANAVFAVLPEDVAARLRKRYKFYDWTDGEVRWMCAFDTTEEDVDAFAAALAEEMTDTRR from the coding sequence TTGAACCCCCGGCACGACCCCCGGCTCAAGGCCTTCGCCAGCGACAACTACGCCGGGGTGCACCCCGAGATCCTCCAGGCCATCGTCACCGCGAACGGCGGCCACCAGACCTCCTACGGCGACGACGTCTACACCGAGGCCATGCAGGAGGTCTTCCAGCGGCACTTCGGCGAGCGGGCGCAGGCCTGGCCGGTGTTCAACGGCACCGCCGCCAACGTCGTCTCCCTGCGCTCCATGACCGCGCAGTGGGAGGCGGTCATCTGCGCCGAGAGCGCCCACATCAACACCGACGAGGGCGGCGCGCCCGAGGTGGCGGCCGGCATCAAGCTGCTCACCGTCCCCACGCCCGACGGCAAGCTGACCCCCGAGCTGATCGACCGCCAGGCCTGGGGCTTCGGCGACGTGCACCGGGCCCAGCCGAAGGTGGTCTCGATCTCGAACACCACCGAGCTCGGCACCGTCTACACCGCCGACGAGATCGCCGCGATCTGCGCGCACGCCCACGACCTGGGCCTGCGCGTGCACCTCGACGGCTCCCGGCTCACCAACGCCGCCGCCGCGCTCGGCGTCCCCATGCGCGCCCTGACCACCGACGCGGGCGTGGACGTGCTCTCCTTCGGCGGTACGAAGATCGGCCTCATGTACGGCGAGGCCGTCGTCGTGCTCGACCCGGACGCGGCCACCGGGGTCGACTACCTGCGCAAGACGTTCATGCAGCTCTCGTCGAAGATGCGGTTCGTGTCGGCGCAGTTCGAGGCGCTGCTGTCGGGCGACCTGTGGCTGCGCAACGCCCGCCGGGCCAACGAGATGGCGCGGCGGCTGGCCCAGGCGGTCGAAGGGGTTCCCGGCGTGCGGGTGGCCAGGGCGGTCGAGGCCAACGCCGTGTTCGCGGTGCTGCCGGAGGACGTGGCCGCCCGGCTGCGCAAGCGGTACAAGTTCTACGACTGGACGGACGGGGAGGTGCGGTGGATGTGCGCGTTCGACACGACGGAGGAGGACGTGGACGCCTTCGCGGCCGCCCTCGCCGAGGAGATGACCGACACCCGCCGCTGA
- the ald gene encoding alanine dehydrogenase, producing the protein MKIGVPREVKNSEYRVALTPAGVHELVRHGHQVLVERDAGAGSAIPDADFAAAGAVLVPGADELWGAADLVMKVKEPEAEEYHRLRKGLVLFTYLHLAASRPCTRALLESGCTAVAYETVQTAGGALPLLAPMSEVAGRLAPQVGAYHLMRSAGGRGVLMGGVSGVRAAHVVVIGAGVSGMNAAAIALGMQAEVVLLDMNLDKLRQADLIYQGHCQTVASNTLEIERAVLEADLVIGAVLVPGAKAPTLVGNDLVSRMKPGSVLVDISIDQGGCFEDSRPTTHEEPTYRVHDSIFYCVANMPGAVPHTSTFALTNVTLPYALAIADLGWQRAMREDPALALGLNTHEGRVTSRPVAEAHGLEWTPPRDVLA; encoded by the coding sequence ATGAAGATCGGTGTGCCGCGAGAGGTCAAGAACAGCGAGTACCGGGTGGCGCTGACCCCCGCGGGGGTGCACGAGCTGGTCCGCCACGGACATCAGGTGCTGGTCGAGCGCGACGCGGGCGCGGGCTCCGCGATTCCCGACGCCGACTTCGCCGCCGCGGGCGCCGTCCTGGTGCCCGGCGCCGACGAGCTGTGGGGCGCGGCCGACCTGGTCATGAAGGTCAAGGAGCCGGAGGCGGAGGAGTACCACCGGCTGCGCAAGGGACTGGTGCTGTTCACGTACCTGCATCTGGCCGCGTCGCGGCCGTGCACGCGGGCGCTGCTGGAGTCGGGCTGCACCGCCGTCGCCTACGAGACGGTCCAGACGGCCGGCGGCGCGCTGCCGCTGCTGGCGCCCATGTCGGAGGTGGCGGGGCGGCTGGCGCCGCAGGTGGGCGCCTACCACCTGATGCGCTCGGCGGGCGGCAGGGGCGTGCTCATGGGCGGGGTGTCCGGGGTGCGCGCGGCGCACGTGGTGGTGATCGGGGCCGGGGTCTCCGGCATGAACGCCGCCGCGATCGCCCTCGGCATGCAGGCCGAGGTGGTGCTGCTCGACATGAACCTGGACAAGCTGCGCCAGGCCGACCTGATCTACCAGGGCCACTGCCAGACGGTCGCCTCCAACACGCTGGAGATCGAACGCGCGGTGCTGGAGGCCGACCTGGTCATCGGCGCGGTCCTCGTGCCGGGCGCCAAGGCGCCGACGCTGGTCGGCAACGACCTGGTCAGCCGGATGAAGCCGGGCTCGGTGCTGGTGGACATCTCGATCGACCAGGGCGGCTGCTTCGAGGACTCGCGGCCGACCACGCACGAGGAGCCGACGTACCGGGTGCACGACTCGATCTTCTACTGCGTGGCCAACATGCCGGGCGCGGTGCCGCACACCTCGACGTTCGCGCTGACGAACGTGACGCTCCCGTACGCGCTGGCCATCGCCGACCTGGGCTGGCAGCGCGCGATGCGCGAGGACCCCGCGCTGGCGCTCGGCCTGAACACGCACGAGGGCCGGGTGACCAGCCGCCCCGTGGCCGAGGCGCACGGGCTGGAGTGGACGCCGCCGCGGGACGTGCTCGCCTGA
- a CDS encoding response regulator, with translation MGIRIVIADDQAMVRAGLRMVVESDPGMEVVGEAADGREAVAVARRTRPDIVLMDISMPRLDGLAAARELLDTPSPPKVITLTTFDTDENLYAALRAGTSGFLLKVSPPEQLLEAIRVVYSGDALLDPAVTSRVIATFAGRAEPVPSPALAELTPRELEVLRLLARGLTNAEIAGDLYVGEATVKTHVARVLMKLSLRDRAQAVVFAYETGVVRPGAA, from the coding sequence GTGGGCATTCGCATAGTCATCGCCGACGATCAGGCGATGGTCAGGGCCGGGCTGCGCATGGTCGTCGAGAGCGACCCCGGCATGGAAGTCGTCGGGGAGGCGGCCGACGGGCGTGAGGCCGTCGCCGTGGCCAGGCGTACGCGGCCGGACATCGTCCTCATGGACATCTCGATGCCCCGGCTCGACGGGCTGGCGGCGGCCAGGGAACTGCTCGACACCCCCTCGCCGCCCAAGGTCATCACGCTGACCACGTTCGACACCGACGAGAACCTCTACGCCGCGCTGCGCGCCGGCACCAGCGGCTTCCTGCTGAAGGTGTCGCCGCCGGAGCAGCTCCTGGAGGCGATCAGGGTGGTGTACTCCGGCGACGCGCTGCTCGACCCGGCCGTGACGAGCCGGGTGATCGCCACGTTCGCGGGCCGCGCCGAGCCCGTGCCGTCGCCCGCGCTGGCCGAGCTGACGCCGCGCGAGCTGGAGGTGCTGCGGCTGCTGGCGCGCGGCCTCACCAACGCGGAGATCGCCGGGGACCTGTACGTCGGGGAGGCCACGGTCAAGACGCACGTGGCCCGGGTGCTGATGAAGCTGTCCCTGCGCGACCGGGCGCAGGCCGTCGTGTTCGCGTACGAGACGGGCGTCGTGCGGCCCGGGGCTGCCTAG